The following coding sequences are from one Polyodon spathula isolate WHYD16114869_AA chromosome 7, ASM1765450v1, whole genome shotgun sequence window:
- the LOC121318634 gene encoding lysine-specific demethylase 5A-like, whose protein sequence is MGYPPGKGTGSLLRSHFERILFPYELFQCGATLSGIHKLAEGNEDREEEDEEEEEEDEEDEEDGGEEKQEEEAVEEEEEKLSEGSQCPHKDPILQGNNPRERRSRHLRSSECDNKELKNLQIFGAGSKIMGLEIVEDGRPFLLRIYNTIPN, encoded by the exons ATGGGGTATCCCCCAGGAAAAGGAACAGGCTCTCTTCTGCGCTCCCACTTTGAGAGGATCCTCTTCCCTTATGAGCTGTTCCAGTGCGGGGCCACGCTATCG GGAATCCACAAGCTGGCCGAAGGGAACGaggacagagaggaggaggatgaggaggaggaggaggaggacgaggaaGATGAAGAGGATGGGGGTGAGGAAAAGCAGGAGGAAGAGGCAgtagaggaggaagaagagaagCTGAGCGAAGGGTCTCAATGTCCGCACAAAGACCCCATACTTCAAGGAAACAACCCTCGCGAGCGAAGATCGAGGCACCTGAGGTCCTCAGAG tGCGATAACAAAGAGCTGAAGAACCTGCAAATATTTGGAGCTGGATCTAAAATTATGGGATTAGAAATCGTCGAGGACGGTAGGCCATTTCTGTTAAGAATTTACAATACCATTCCAAATTAA